Below is a window of Roseomonas haemaphysalidis DNA.
CCCACTCTCGTCAGGCCAGCGGCCTTGATCCTTGCCGCGGTTGGGTCAGCGATATGCAGCAACGGCAACCCGATGGCCTGCTGAACCTGATCAGCCATGCGATGCATCGTGTTGGTGCAGATGACGACGAAGTCTGCGCCCCCAGCTTCCAAGCCACGGGCCGCTGCGATCATCTCACTGGCAGCATCGTCCCAGCGCCCCGCGTGCTGCAGGGCCTCGATCTCGGCGAAGTCGAAGGACCACATGAGGCAGCGGGCCGAATGCAGGCCTCCCAGTCGGGTTCTGACCGCTTGGTTGATGATCCGGTAGTATTCCGCCGAGCTTTCCCAGCTCATTCCACCGATCAGACCGATCACCTTCTGCGGCATGCTTCCCTCCGTACTCAGGTCCTTATGAAGGATAGATCGTCGTCGGGCGGCAAGGTATCTGATAGAGGGTGAACGCTGATCGTGTCGGTGCGTCGCTGCAGGGCGGCCGGGGTTCGGTGTCCTGTTCATCGTTACCATGGTCCATCGACAGCGCAGGCTGGCGCCGTGGGGTGACAACAGCGCCGGCCACTCCATCTGCCAGAACATGTCCCAGCTCCAGGTCTGGCACGACGGGGCCTGCCCGCTGTGCCAACGCGAGATCGCGCTGATGCGACGGCTCGACCGTCGCGGCGCGATCGCCTTCATCGATGTCGCCACGCCAGAGGCCGCCTGCCCGCTCGACCGGGCGGCCCTGCTGGCGCGCTTCCATGCCCGGGAGGACGGTCAGATGCTGTCAGGCGCCGCCGCCTTCGCCGCCATGTGGCGGGCCATCCCCGTGCTGCGGCCCCTCGGCTTGATCGCGCGCCATCCCGCGGTGCTGTGGCTGCTGGAGCGCGCCTACCGGGGCTTCCTGCGCGGCCGCCCTGCCCTGCAGCGCTGGATGCGGCGGCACACCCCCTCCCCCGGAGCCTCGCGATGAGCGTGGTACCCGATCCCGCCCGCCCCGGGCAGGAAAGCGTTTGGGCGTTTCCCCGCCCCGCCGTGGCCGAAGCCTGCGCGCGGCACATCCGCATCCAGCATGCCGGCTTCGTCATCGCAGACAGCCGGCGCAGCGTCCGCACCCTGGAAACCAGTCACCCGCCCAGCTACTACCTGCCGCCCCAGGACGTGGCGATGACCCAGCTGCGCCCGTCCTCGCGCCGGTCGCTGTGCGAGTGGAAGGGCCAGGCGGTATATTTCGACTTGGTGCTGGACGGCATCGTGCTGCCGGAGATCGCCTGGAGCTACCCACGGCCCACCTCAGCTTTTCAGGCCCTCGCGGGGTATCTGGCTTTCTATGCGGCCCCCTTGGATCTCTGCGAGGTCGACGGGGAGCGGGTGACACCGCAGCCCGGGGGGTTCTACGGCGGTTGGATCACCTCGCACGTGGCGGGGCCCTTCAAAGGCGGGACGGGAAGCCTTGGCTGGTAGCGGGGCCGGCTTTTCGGCGGCATGCTGCAGATCGTCAGCTGGTACCAGCCGACAGGTCCCTGCCCCGGTAGACTGGGTACATCTCATCCACCAGCTGATCCACAGCTCTGTCCCCGCGATCTGTGGATATCCTTGCCACCGGAGGTATCACGGCAGCCTAGCGCCAGCTCGGCGATGTAGGGATCGAGCGCGTGGAAGTGGCTGACGGCCTGCTGCAGTTCGCGGCTGGCGTGCGCCCAGAACAGCAGCGTGACGTGGAAGCGATCGGCCACCAGCTGCCGCACCAAGGGCTCATAGTCGCCGTCACCGGCCACCAGGGTGATGCGGTCGCGGTCAGGGTCAGCCAGACGATAGGCATCGCGGCAGATGCGGGTCACCACGCCGGTGTCAACGCGCTTCTCGCGGCCGTCGGCACCGCGCTCAACCACCTGCACGTCGAAGCCGGCGGCCTGGGCATGTGACCATAGCGTCTCGTTGGCATCGGTGATGGAGCCGAAAGCAGCGGCACGCAGTGGGTCATCGACCTCGCGCAGCAGCGCCATTAGGCGATGGAAGTCGAGGCGGTAAGCGAAGTCGCTGGCATGGCGATGGTTCACGGCGGCGAGGCTAGGCGCCATGCCACGCGCCACGGCGCTGACTTTCTGGGCCTCGATGAATAGGTTGCTGCAGTCGACATAGGCGAGGTGCACGAGAGGGCCTTTGGGGATGTCCAGACGCTCCGCCGCATGACGAGGCACGTGGTAGCTTGCACGGTATCATCGGGATCCGAGAAGCTGGCCAAGACCTGTCTCGAAGCAGAGTGCCGCTATGGCAGACCTGTTCTAAGCCAAGCACAGCCTTACGCACGGGTGCATGAGTTCGACCCTGCTAGTGAGGCCCACTGGTCCGCAAGTCGGTGATCACCTCAATATCTAGCTGCGGCGAGACAGCGCCAATGGAGTTTCTACTTCTTCTGCGCTAGCCATAGAAGAACCGCCTCATCGATGATGTCTTGAATAGTCCGACGCTGCTGGAAAGCTGCCATCCGTAGCGCCTCATGCGTCTCGACCGTATAGCGGTAGCCGGATTGCCGGCGCCCCACTTTTGGGGCAGCGACTGGCGGCGCAATTGGCTCTGGTGTCGCAGTTGGTGCTGGAACCACAGGGCGCTTGGTGTCGTCCAAAATTTCAATGCTGGAGAGTGGCCGATATGGCTGCTTGCTCACCGCGGGCCTCCCAGGCGGCTGGCAACATAGGCCCACAGCGCCGCGATCTCGCCTGCAGCAGCCCCACTGGGATCAACCTCCGGTGCAGTCAGGCCTCCAGTCTTTGCCCCAGCATAGTCGGTTCTATCGTGCACCATGGAGGGGGCGATGGCGCCGTGCTGACTGAGAGCCACCGCTGCCTCGGCCGTCAGCCGTACCCTCTTCTTTACCCGGTTGAGCGCGAACGCCGTAGGCTTTTTAGCCTGCTGGACGAGAGACACCGTCTCACCCACGGCTCGCAAATCGTCGGGGCTGGGCTGCACTGGGATCAGCACTAGGTCGGCGGCCATCACCGCATCAGTGACGTCCTGCGTCAGCGCCGGGGGCGTATCGACGATGACGATCTTGAAGCCCGCCGCCTTCAGACCCTCCAGCGTGGCGGCGACGCCACCCTGGATCTCCGCCAGGACCGGGGTATCCGCAGAGCGTGCATGCCACCACTTGGTCAGGCCGGCCATGTCGTCGGTGTCGATGATCGCCACGGGCCCCTGCCCGCACCGCTCCGCTTCGACCGCCAAGTGGCAGGTCAGGGTGGTCTTGCCGGCTCCACCTTTGCGGCTGGCCATGGTGATGATCTGCATACTGTCCCCCATCCAGCGGCCACCATGCATAGGGTTGAGACAGAAGTCCAGTACGGTTGCATATTTGCCAACTTGCCAACAAGGGACCATACCAGCTTGGTAACTTGCAAGCTTGCGGGCGGGCTAGCTAGCGCGCAGGCGAGTAAGCTACGTAGCTTGCGGGCGGGCTAGTTACGTAGATTGCCAGCGCGCAAGTTAGCCAGCGAGCGGGCTTGCAAGTTGGCATAAGTCGATGTTTTTAAATAGAATATTGCAAAGGCATTGCCGCATCGGCATGCTCCTGCCAGGTGGCAATGATGCCGTCCGAAATGAGAAAGGGGCTGTCCCAGCAGAACGCCAGAACAACCCCCCGTAGTCTTGGCCTATCCCGCCTGCCAGGGCGGAACGAGGATCACGTCAGAACCTCAAGATAGGCACCCGCGCTTTCAGCCGCAAGATTCGCGGAACGGGAATCTGTGCACTGTTGGTGGCCCTGGAGCATGGGCATGCCTGTATCCTCACGCCCGGCCCGTGCCGGGTCCGTGCGCGTTGCCGGTTGGCAGCGTCAGTACCTCGGCGACGCCGACCGGCGCCGCATCATGGATGCCGCCCGCCGCCTGGAACGGCGCAGCCATCAGCCCGGTCTGCACGGCGGCGCCCTCCGGCGCACCGGTATCCTGGTGCTATGGACGCTGCTGTATCGCGGCCCCTCGAAGCACGGCGTCTGCGACCCGTCGATCAGCCAATTGGCAGAGTGGTCCGGCTGCGCTCGCTCTACCGTGCAGACCGCCCTCGGCCGCATTGAGGCGGCCGGCATCATGGGCCATGTCCGCCGCGGTATCGTAGTGACGGTGCGTGGCGCCGCCCGCTGGTGCCAGTGGACCAACGCCTATCTGTTCGCCTCCGTCGAGCGCTGGCACAGCGATACCGAAAACTGGTCAGCCCAAGTCTCTCTAACAAGAAAGAAGGCTCAGGAAGGGGAAGGAGTGGGAAAGGACAATCCTTTGTCAGCGGCGGAACAGCAGGCGTTGCTGGTGAAGTGGGGTCTGGCGATGCCTAGCTCGCCTGTGTGAGGCTGGTCCGCGCGATGAGGAAGCGCTGAAAGCGCGCCAGTTCCGCCTCCAGGGCCCTCTGGAAGGCCTGGCTGTGCGGCGGACGCACTGCATAGCCGAGGTCGACCTGCAACTGGCCCCCGATCAGGGCAAGGTTGATCCACCCGACCACCGCGTCACCGTGGAGCAGCGGCATGGCGTAGTAGCCGAACTGCCGCCGCACCGGCGGCGTGTAGGCCTCAAAGCGGTAGGCCCAGCCCCAAAGGTGCTCGAACCGCCGCCGGTCCCAAACAAGGGGGTCGAAGGGTGCCAGGATACGCACGTCACGCGGGATCGGCGGCTGCGGACTGTCCGCCATGCCGGCCGGCCAGAGGTAGCGTTCGCCTTCCACGATGGCCTGCTCCAACGCGCCGGTCTTGCGCAGGGCGACCACGACGGGGGGCAGCGGCCCCAGCCCCGGATTACGACGGGCCATCAGCGCCAGCGCGCCGTGCAGGCTAGTCAACGAGACCGGGGCAAGGATCTGCGCGATGAGTAGCACCGCCCGCCGCGCTCGCTCCGCCGCGTCCAGCAGGGCAGGGGGTTGTGGTGCCGCAGCGTAGATACGGATGCCATCGCGACGCTGCGCCACGCGCAACAGGCCGAAATGGTGCAAGCTTTCCAGCGCCCGGGTGGTCGCCTTGGAGAAGCCGCCCCAAGCGTTGATGGCGCGGTCGCGACCGAACCGGACCTCCAGGTCACGCGGGTGGGTTGGGCCTGCCGTCCTGACGAAGTCCAGCACCGCGGCGGCCAGGGTGTCCGGCTGGTGCAGGCCAGCCGGATGAAGCGGATCGGCGCGGGGGTGCAGCAGGTGCCGGGTCGCGGCCGGCATGAAGCCGTAGGCGTAGAGGAAGTCCTCTTCCAGGCCGAGCCGCGCGAAGGCTCGATCCAGATCGCCGGCCCGGTAGCCGCGAACCCGGTGCCGCAGGATCAGGTCCTGGGCACGTGCCGGAGCGCGAATCGGGTCAGCCTGCACAAAGCCAAGGCGATGTAGGGCGTCGGCAAGGGGAAGGGGAGGGAACAACGTGTTGGCACGCGCCAGGGCGCGCAGTTGCGCCAGTGTCAGGAGACGGGAGGTCATCGGAATGAAAAGGTCATCAGCACTTTAATGCGGGGGCGGCGGCATAAGGGTTGTGGCACGCGATGCCGATATGGGGACCACCCACAATGCCTCCTTGACCACACTCAGAACAGAATGAAGCATCAAGAGCCGCTGTAATTTGCCCTGACAGAGCGAGCGCTTGAGAATGCCACTGAGGACCGGTCCATGAGGAGATTGGTGCGATCCACGGGACTGGCCGCATTGCTGCTCTCGGCGGCCTGTGCCCCCTCTGCGATGTCACCTCCCGCAGTATCGGAAGACTTACCGGGATACCGACAGAGCTTCTCCCTGGCATCGTTGGGTCCAAACCTGACAGTTACGCCGGCGATCGCGACCGCCTGGATGTACGAGTATCGCGGTTCCATGCCCCACAGCGCATTCGTCATAGGCCGCAGCCCGGACGGCCGAGCAACAGCGTTCGTCCAGCGGGGCAGTGCCAGCAGTTCCGATGCTGAGACAGGCGCTATCACCCGCTGCAAAGCTGCTGCGGAACGGCTCGGGAAGCCTGACACAGAGTGCCAAGTGGTAGCTTCTGGTGGGGTGGTGAATGGCCGTCGGGTGATGGCTGATACGCCCCAACAGGTTGATATCTTCCGCACCAGCCCGTTGCACTTTTTGCGTGGCCCAGAACAATCGGAAGGCGTTGTGGTGTATGGGCATGGTTATGGTGGCCCAGACGCAGACGGACGCAGTTCCCGTGCGCCCGGCTGGCTAAGTGGGTTCAATGACGCCGGCTGGGACATTCTTCGGTATGACCGACACCCCGCAGAAGACGAACTGTACAACACTCTGCCTCGGCTGATCCGCGCCGTGCCGCGCCTGCGTGCCCTTGGTTACCGCCGGATTGTTCTCGCCGGCGGCTCGCGTGGTGGCTGGCAGTCACTGCTGGCGGCAGGTGAAGCAAGCGGCGTGGACACCGTGCTCGCCATCGCGCCGGCAGCACATGGCCGGAGCGGTGCCGGTCACTCGGCGGTGCTCGACGACTGGCAAAGGGGCCTCGGTGCCCTTCCATCAAAGCAGGTCCGCGTGGCCGCCGTACTGTTTGATGATGACCGCTTTGACCCCGATCCAGAGCGCCGAGCGAGCATGCTGATGGCGAATGGCTTACAGCGAGGTGTACCTGTGCTGGCACTGCGACCGCAGCAACCAGTTCGTGGACATTCAGGTGATGCCCTTTGGCAGTTCACCCATGACTACACCCAATGCCTCGTGAGCTTTGTGATGGATGCATCACCGCCTTCTGCCATTCGACGTCTACCATGCGGCACTGAATCGAACCCGGCTGTATCGCCGTAACACAGATAGGTAGCAGGCTGATTGAGGCTTTCGCTGCCCAAAGGACCACTTGGCGCGAGATTACAAAGTTATCGTTCTAGCCCCCACCGCTGAATCGTGTCTCCGATCCAGTTTGAATAATGACTGACCCTTGGAAGGATAGGCTTCGAATGAACCGAGAACCGTACCGCATCGCCCACACCCCGGTACATCCCATCAGCGCCAGCATTGTTATGATCGAAATGATCGCCGAGCTTTCCGATCATTCTGAGATATCCCTAGGTACAGGCACAGGTTTTCTGGAAGATTTTGAGGGGAAAAAGTACTTAGTAACGAACTGGCATTGTGTAACTGGACGCGATCCACTGAGCGGTCAACCCAGAGCTACTGATGGAGTAATACCCAATAAATTTAAGATTCGATTTCATAAAATCAAAGAAAACTCGATTGATGTTGGCAACCCCATAATCGGAGTTTTTGATTTAGATGAGCCGTGGATTATGCATCCAGCTGGCCAAGACATAGATATCGCAGCCGTGGAAATACCAAATGATTGGGATTTTATTAAATATTCAATTAGATCTGTTGTAGGAGCTTTCGATCCTATGCTTGCAGTAGGCGATGAGGTCTTCATTATCGGTTTCCCACTTTCAATGGGTCCCAGTGGAAGTCTTCCTCTATGGAAAAGAGGGTCGGTAGCATCTGAACCGGCTGTCCCTGCATTCGGTCAGCCCTGCTATCTCGTTGATTCCGCCAGTCGCCCTGGCATGTCGGGAAGCCCCATATTAGGAAGGATCATCTCTGCAAAAGATTATCCTAACCTACCAGGAAACGGGCCCGTCACAAAAGATACGCTCATATCTTACACGCCAACATGGAGCTTTCTTGGTATCTATTCTGGAAGAATAGGCGTGAAAGACTTATTTGAAGCTCAAATAGGAAAAGTTTGGAGGCCAGAGACTATACAGGAAATGCTCGGAAATCCAAGAAAGCTGGATTTTATTTTGAAGTAGATTAATTTTATTATACGGCTTGATAAATTATTGGGCCTAATCACTAGTGCAGAAGCACCAAGAAGCGCAGAGGAAACCGCCGGCAGAACAAGCTGCTGTGGCGCTGCGAAAGATCGGCCCCATCGAGCTGACGCTGCACGCCCTGGACTGGCTGGAGCGACAATAGTTCCGACTGCAAGCTACCGCAGAACTGAACAAGAGTGAAAACCGCAACGGCCTTGCCCGGGCTGGGTGCTTCCACCGCCTCAGGCGGCTACACGACCGCACGGCTCTGGCACAGCAGCACCGGACCTGCGGCCTCGCCTTGTCACCGCTGCCATCGCACTGTGGAACACTGTCGATCTCGGCCGCGCCCTGGAGGCCCCGCGGCGACCTGATCCCGGACGCGCTTCACCTTGCTCGGCTGACAGCGCCTCAACCTCACCGGCGGCTATCTCTGGGGTGCCGACACCAACGTCGGCCCGGATGGGTTCAGGCTAGGCGACACGGCCGCCACGGCGTGACCGTGTTGCCGGTTCATCCCGCCCACCGTGCTATCCTGCCCGTCTTGCGGCGTTAACCCTTCAAGACTGCTAAACGGTTATTTGTGGATGGCTAGCATTTCTGCTGATAGGTGACTTTCTAAAGGCCCGTAGTGGACGCCTTATATCTACTCCGACTGGCTGATCGTAGGGCTGACCCGAACGACCCAGTCGTGCATCTGCCGGATGAGGCCTAATGCGCCCTCCAAAG
It encodes the following:
- a CDS encoding thiol-disulfide oxidoreductase DCC family protein encodes the protein MSQLQVWHDGACPLCQREIALMRRLDRRGAIAFIDVATPEAACPLDRAALLARFHAREDGQMLSGAAAFAAMWRAIPVLRPLGLIARHPAVLWLLERAYRGFLRGRPALQRWMRRHTPSPGASR
- a CDS encoding DNA glycosylase AlkZ-like family protein; translated protein: MTSRLLTLAQLRALARANTLFPPLPLADALHRLGFVQADPIRAPARAQDLILRHRVRGYRAGDLDRAFARLGLEEDFLYAYGFMPAATRHLLHPRADPLHPAGLHQPDTLAAAVLDFVRTAGPTHPRDLEVRFGRDRAINAWGGFSKATTRALESLHHFGLLRVAQRRDGIRIYAAAPQPPALLDAAERARRAVLLIAQILAPVSLTSLHGALALMARRNPGLGPLPPVVVALRKTGALEQAIVEGERYLWPAGMADSPQPPIPRDVRILAPFDPLVWDRRRFEHLWGWAYRFEAYTPPVRRQFGYYAMPLLHGDAVVGWINLALIGGQLQVDLGYAVRPPHSQAFQRALEAELARFQRFLIARTSLTQAS
- a CDS encoding helix-turn-helix domain-containing protein, coding for MDAARRLERRSHQPGLHGGALRRTGILVLWTLLYRGPSKHGVCDPSISQLAEWSGCARSTVQTALGRIEAAGIMGHVRRGIVVTVRGAARWCQWTNAYLFASVERWHSDTENWSAQVSLTRKKAQEGEGVGKDNPLSAAEQQALLVKWGLAMPSSPV
- a CDS encoding ParA family protein; its protein translation is MQIITMASRKGGAGKTTLTCHLAVEAERCGQGPVAIIDTDDMAGLTKWWHARSADTPVLAEIQGGVAATLEGLKAAGFKIVIVDTPPALTQDVTDAVMAADLVLIPVQPSPDDLRAVGETVSLVQQAKKPTAFALNRVKKRVRLTAEAAVALSQHGAIAPSMVHDRTDYAGAKTGGLTAPEVDPSGAAAGEIAALWAYVASRLGGPR
- a CDS encoding DUF427 domain-containing protein; the protein is MSVVPDPARPGQESVWAFPRPAVAEACARHIRIQHAGFVIADSRRSVRTLETSHPPSYYLPPQDVAMTQLRPSSRRSLCEWKGQAVYFDLVLDGIVLPEIAWSYPRPTSAFQALAGYLAFYAAPLDLCEVDGERVTPQPGGFYGGWITSHVAGPFKGGTGSLGW
- a CDS encoding alpha/beta hydrolase family protein, with product MADTPQQVDIFRTSPLHFLRGPEQSEGVVVYGHGYGGPDADGRSSRAPGWLSGFNDAGWDILRYDRHPAEDELYNTLPRLIRAVPRLRALGYRRIVLAGGSRGGWQSLLAAGEASGVDTVLAIAPAAHGRSGAGHSAVLDDWQRGLGALPSKQVRVAAVLFDDDRFDPDPERRASMLMANGLQRGVPVLALRPQQPVRGHSGDALWQFTHDYTQCLVSFVMDASPPSAIRRLPCGTESNPAVSP
- a CDS encoding S1 family peptidase gives rise to the protein MNREPYRIAHTPVHPISASIVMIEMIAELSDHSEISLGTGTGFLEDFEGKKYLVTNWHCVTGRDPLSGQPRATDGVIPNKFKIRFHKIKENSIDVGNPIIGVFDLDEPWIMHPAGQDIDIAAVEIPNDWDFIKYSIRSVVGAFDPMLAVGDEVFIIGFPLSMGPSGSLPLWKRGSVASEPAVPAFGQPCYLVDSASRPGMSGSPILGRIISAKDYPNLPGNGPVTKDTLISYTPTWSFLGIYSGRIGVKDLFEAQIGKVWRPETIQEMLGNPRKLDFILK
- a CDS encoding aspartate/glutamate racemase family protein, which codes for MPQKVIGLIGGMSWESSAEYYRIINQAVRTRLGGLHSARCLMWSFDFAEIEALQHAGRWDDAASEMIAAARGLEAGGADFVVICTNTMHRMADQVQQAIGLPLLHIADPTAARIKAAGLTRVGLLGTAFTMEQGFYKGRLTERHGLEVLVPGDEDRALVHRVIYEELVKGRATPSSRQAYRDVIARLVDQGAEAIILGCTEIMLLVTPEDSAVPLFDTTAIHAQAAVDLALAELDQLPSH
- a CDS encoding NYN domain-containing protein translates to MHLAYVDCSNLFIEAQKVSAVARGMAPSLAAVNHRHASDFAYRLDFHRLMALLREVDDPLRAAAFGSITDANETLWSHAQAAGFDVQVVERGADGREKRVDTGVVTRICRDAYRLADPDRDRITLVAGDGDYEPLVRQLVADRFHVTLLFWAHASRELQQAVSHFHALDPYIAELALGCRDTSGGKDIHRSRGQSCGSAGG